A section of the Falco peregrinus isolate bFalPer1 chromosome 3, bFalPer1.pri, whole genome shotgun sequence genome encodes:
- the LOC101912511 gene encoding cytochrome P450 7A1: protein MFITSWIWGTLIILCCGFWFLQGRRRRRQGEPPLENGFLPYLGCALQFSANPLEFLREKQKKHGHIFTCRVAGKYIHFLTDPFSYHALIRQGKHLDWKKFHFATSAKAFGHGSIDPAEGNTTENFHQTFIRTLQGNALDALIEAMMENLQYVMLQSRTSKLQSNIWVTEGLYTFCCQVMFESGFLTLFGKEFNSNNDKNLSSKQETERARILNALENFKEFDRIFPALVAGLPIHLFKSAHSAREKLGEALLHKNLLKRDNLSELVTLRMFLNDTLSTFDDMEKAKTHVAVLWASQANTIPATFWSLFYLLKNPEAMRAATKEVQSILESAGEKISLDGKHISLNRKQLDNMPVLDSIIKEAMRLSSASMTFRVAKEDFTLHLENQFYNIRSDDIVALYPQLLHFDPEIYADPLTFKYDRFLNENGEEKTDFYRNGRKLKYYYMPFGTGIAKCPGRLFAVHEIKQFLVLVFSYFEIELVDNNVQCPSLDQSRAGLGILQPVNDIDFRYRLKCL from the exons ATGTTCATAACATCATGGATCTGGGGAACATTGATAATActctgttgtgggttttggtttcttcaagggaggaggagaag GCGACAAGGTGAGCCACCACTTGAAAATGGGTTCCTTCCATACCTGGGCTGTGCCTTGCAGTTTAGTGCCAACCCTCTTGAATTtctcagagaaaagcagaagaagcATGGCCACATTTTCACTTGCCGAGTAGCGGGGAAATACATTCATTTCCTCACTGACCCTTTTTCATACCATGCATTGATACGCCAAGGAAAACACTTGGACTGGAAGAAGTTCCATTTTGCTACTTCTGCCAAG GCTTTTGGGCATGGTAGCATTGACCCAGCAGAGGGAAACACCACTGAAAATTTTCATCAGACTTTCATTAGAACGCTTCAAGGTAATGCCCTAGATGCCCTCATTGAAGCAATGATGGAAAACTTACAGTACGTCATGCTGCAGTCAAGAACATCTAAACTTCAGTCTAATATCTGGGTGACAGAAGGACTCTATACATTCTGTTGCCAGGTGATGTTCGAGTCTGGCTTTTTAACACTTTTTGGTAAAGAATTTAATTCAAATAATGACAAGAATCTATCATCAAAGCAGGAAACTGAGAGAGCTCGTATCCTAAATGCCCTTGAAAACTTTAAGGAATTTGATAGGATCTTTCCAGCCCTCGTGGCGGGGCTGCCTATCCACCTCTTCAAGAGTGCCCACAGCGCACGTGAGAAGCTGGGAGAGGCACTCCTCCACAAGAACCTCCTGAAGAGAGACAACCTCTCTGAGCTTGTCACTCTCCGTATGTTCCTGAATGACACTCTGTCAACCTTCGATGACATGGAAAAAGCGAAGACCCATGTGGCAGTGCTCTGGGCCTCACAAGCCAACACCATTCCTGCCACGTTTTGGAGCTTGTTCTATCTTCTTAA GAATCCGGAAGCAATGAGAGCTGCTACCAAAGAAGTGCAAAGTATTTTGGAAAGTGCCGGAGAGAAGATCAGCTTAGATGGCAAACATATTTCCTTGAACCGAAAACAGCTGGATAATATGCCAGTACTAG ACAGCATCATCAAGGAGGCAATGAGGCTATCAAGTGCATCCATGACATTCCGAGTTGCCAAGGAGGATTTCACTTTGCACTTGGAGAATCAGTTTTACAACATTCGCAGTGACGATATCGTAGCTCTTTATCCTCAACTGTTGCATTTTGATCCAGAAATCTATGCTGATCCCTTG ACATTCAAATATGATCGCTTTCTCAATGAGAACGGAGAAGAAAAGACGGACTTCTACCGCAACGGTCGCAAGTTGAAGTATTACTATATGCCATTTGGGACAGGCATAGCAAAATGCCCTGGCAGGTTATTTGCTGTCCATGAAATTAaacaatttttggttttggttttttcatattttgagaTAGAGCTGGTGGACAATAACGTGCAATGCCCTTCTTTAGACCAATCCCGTGCAGGACTGGGTATTTTGCAACCAGTCAATGACATTGATTTCAGGTATAGACTGAAATGCCTatga